One genomic segment of Fibrobacter sp. includes these proteins:
- a CDS encoding O-acetylhomoserine aminocarboxypropyltransferase/cysteine synthase, whose protein sequence is MSRQYRFETLAVHHGQEVDSTQSRGVPVYRTSSYLFKNTEHAANLFALKELGNIYSRLMNPTNDILEQRVSKLEGGAASVALASGTSAIFYSIITLASAGDEIVAASNLYGGTYTMFDAILPQLGIKTRFVDSRNPDNFKTAINDKTKAVFIEAIGNPVLDFTDVGAVAEIAHENGLPLIVDGTFTTPCLLRTIEHGADIVVNSLTKWMGGHGSAIGGIVTDAGVFDWKKGRHPLFTEPDPNYHGLRWALDLPEPLAPIAFALRLRTVPLRNLGACLSPDNAWIFLQGLETLHLRMERHCSNAVKVASFLKNHNAVEWVRYPGLEDDPSYKTACRYLKNGFGGMVVFGIKGGYDAAVKLIDSITLFSHLANVGDTKSLILHPASTSHSQLSPEQQLSGGLTPDLIRLSIGIENPDDLIEALDEALKNAAQ, encoded by the coding sequence ATGAGCAGACAGTACCGGTTTGAAACATTAGCTGTTCACCATGGTCAGGAGGTCGATTCTACTCAATCGCGTGGAGTTCCCGTATACCGGACCTCATCGTATCTTTTTAAGAATACAGAGCACGCTGCAAATTTGTTCGCTTTAAAGGAACTGGGTAATATTTACAGCCGCCTGATGAATCCTACCAATGACATTCTTGAACAGCGGGTGAGTAAACTTGAGGGCGGTGCCGCATCTGTAGCGCTGGCATCAGGGACATCTGCAATATTTTACTCCATTATCACCCTTGCATCGGCAGGGGATGAAATTGTTGCGGCATCGAATCTTTATGGTGGCACATATACAATGTTTGATGCAATACTGCCGCAGCTTGGCATAAAGACCAGATTTGTGGACAGCCGAAACCCGGACAATTTTAAAACGGCTATCAATGACAAAACAAAGGCGGTATTTATCGAAGCGATAGGAAATCCGGTTCTTGACTTTACAGACGTAGGAGCAGTGGCTGAAATTGCTCATGAGAATGGATTGCCACTTATAGTTGACGGGACTTTTACAACGCCCTGCCTTTTGAGAACCATTGAGCATGGGGCTGATATAGTGGTAAACTCTCTGACCAAGTGGATGGGAGGTCATGGGTCCGCAATCGGTGGAATTGTCACTGATGCGGGTGTGTTTGACTGGAAAAAAGGCCGTCACCCGCTCTTTACTGAACCGGATCCCAACTATCATGGCCTGAGGTGGGCACTTGATCTCCCGGAGCCGCTTGCTCCCATCGCATTTGCTTTGCGGCTGAGAACAGTTCCGCTGAGAAATCTGGGTGCGTGTCTCTCTCCTGACAATGCATGGATCTTTCTTCAGGGACTTGAGACTCTCCATTTGAGAATGGAGAGACACTGTTCCAATGCTGTAAAAGTCGCTTCTTTTCTAAAGAACCATAATGCGGTAGAATGGGTACGATATCCGGGTCTTGAGGATGATCCTTCTTACAAAACTGCCTGCAGGTATCTGAAGAATGGTTTCGGGGGAATGGTGGTTTTCGGTATAAAAGGCGGTTACGATGCGGCTGTAAAGCTGATCGATTCCATTACTCTCTTTTCGCATCTGGCGAATGTGGGTGATACCAAGAGTCTCATTCTGCATCCGGCAAGTACATCGCACTCACAGCTCAGCCCTGAACAGCAGCTTTCAGGCG
- the cysK gene encoding cysteine synthase A, translating into MKIAENVGNLIGNTPLVRINKLNQGGYAEIVAKLEMFNPMSSIKDRIGKAMIEDAERRGVLKEGSVIIEPTSGNTGIALAFIAASRGYRLILTMPETMSIERRKLLKALGAEIVLTEGSRGMKGAIAKAEELAREISGSFIPQQFSNPANPEIHRQTTAEEIWRDTDGKVDILVSGVGTGGTVTGISEVLKSRKPSFKAIAVEPDSSPVLSGGQPGLHKIQGIGAGFVPDVLKMDLLDEVFRVKDADAGETARALARQEGILVGISSGAALYAALQVSKREENRGKLIVVILPDTGERYLSTWLFDE; encoded by the coding sequence ATGAAAATAGCCGAAAATGTCGGAAATCTGATTGGTAATACACCTCTGGTGAGGATCAATAAATTGAATCAGGGTGGATATGCTGAAATCGTTGCCAAGCTGGAAATGTTCAATCCAATGTCAAGTATCAAAGATCGTATTGGCAAGGCAATGATAGAAGATGCCGAGAGACGTGGAGTATTAAAGGAGGGGTCAGTCATAATAGAGCCTACAAGCGGTAACACTGGGATAGCTCTGGCCTTTATCGCGGCATCGAGAGGTTACCGTCTAATACTGACAATGCCTGAGACTATGAGCATCGAGAGGAGAAAACTGCTTAAAGCCCTGGGTGCCGAGATTGTATTAACAGAAGGATCCAGGGGCATGAAGGGTGCGATTGCCAAAGCTGAGGAGTTGGCAAGAGAGATCAGCGGATCGTTTATTCCTCAACAGTTCAGTAATCCCGCTAATCCTGAGATACATCGTCAGACAACTGCGGAGGAGATCTGGCGTGACACTGACGGAAAAGTTGACATTCTGGTAAGCGGGGTTGGGACTGGTGGAACTGTGACCGGGATTTCCGAGGTACTGAAAAGCAGAAAACCTTCTTTTAAGGCTATAGCAGTTGAACCGGATAGTTCTCCAGTGCTCTCAGGAGGGCAACCTGGCCTTCACAAGATTCAGGGTATTGGGGCGGGGTTTGTTCCGGATGTGCTCAAGATGGATCTTCTTGATGAAGTGTTCAGGGTCAAGGATGCTGATGCTGGAGAAACAGCCCGTGCACTCGCTCGTCAGGAGGGAATACTGGTCGGGATCTCATCCGGAGCAGCACTTTATGCTGCTTTGCAGGTGTCAAAGAGAGAGGAGAACAGGGGAAAGCTGATAGTGGTAATATTACCCGATACAGGAGAAAGGTATCTAAGCACCTGGTTGTTTGATGAATAA